The Cupriavidus necator DNA window GGACTCGATCCAGCGCGTGTGGACCCTGAAGCCATCCGCGCCGAGGAAATCTGCGTGGTCGATCACCGCACGGTGGAACGGCAGCACCGACGCCACACCCTCGATACGGAACTCGCGCAGCGCACGGCGTGCGCGCGCCAGCGCCTGTTCGCGCGTGGCACCGGTCACGATGAGCTTGGCCATCAGCGAGTCGAATGTGCCGGGGACCACCGAGCCCGACTGCACACCCGAGTCCACGCGCACCCCGGGGCCCGACGGAGCTTCGAAGGTCTGCACCGGCCCGGGCGTGGGCAGGAAGCCGCGGCCCACGTCCTCGGCGTTGATGCGGAACTCGATTGAATGGCCCAGCGGCGCCGGGGTTTCGGTAATGGAGAGCGGCAAGCCATCCGCCACGCGCAATTGCTCGACCACCAGGTCCACGCCGGTGGTCTGCTCGGTCACGGGGTGCTCCACCTGCAGGCGGGTGTTGACCTCCAGGAAGGAGATCGCGCCGCTGGCGCTGAGCAGGAATTCCACGGTGCCGGCACTGGTGTAGCTGGCCGCCGCGCAGATGTCGCGGGCGGCGGCGTGGATACGCGCGCGCTGCGCGTCGGTCAGGAACGGCGCGGGGGCTTCTTCGACCAGCTTCTGGTTGCGGCGCTGCAGCGAGCAGTCGCGCGTGCCCAGCACCACGACATTGCCATGCTGGTCGGCCAGTACCTGCGCTTCGATATGGCGGGGCTTGTCGAGGAACTGCTCAACGAAGCATTCGCCGCGGCCAAAGGCAGTGACAGCCTCGCGCACGGCGGAGGCGTACAACTCCTCCACCTCATCCATGCGCCATGCGATCTTCATGCCGCGGCCGCCGCCGCCGAAGGCTGCCTTGATGATGATCGGCAGGCCGTACTGCTCGGCAAAGGCCAGTACCTCACTGGCATCCACGACCGGGTCGGGCGTGCCGGCGACCAGCGGGGCGCCAACCTGCAAGGCGATCTTGCGCGCTTCCACCTTGTCGCCCAGCCGCGCAATCGTGGCGGGAGACGGGCCAATCCAGACCAGGCCGGCATCGATCACGGCCTTGGCAAAGGCTTCACTTTCCGACAGGAAGCCGTAGCCTGGATGCACGGCATCTGCCCCGCTGCGCCGGGCGATATCGAGCAGCTTGGGAATGTTCAGGTAGGTGTCGGCCGGACGGTCGCCATCCAGGCCGTAGGCCTCGTCGGCCAGCCGCGCGTGCAGCGCGTCGATATCAGCATTGGCATACACGGCCACCGACCCGACTCCGTAGTCGGCACAGGCGCGGATGATGCGGACGGCAATCTCGCCACGGTTGGCAATCAGGACTTTCTTCATCGCAAATCTCGGTTGGGGCTTGTGCGCTCAGGCGGCAGACGATCGCTGCGCCGACAGTTGCAGTTCTGACGGTTGAAGTTCTTCGAAGGCGCCGAGCGGGTTGAAGCGCAGCCAGGCGCCAACCGGAATCTGTCCGGCGCGGTCCAGGTGGTAAGGCGCCACGGCCCCGATCACGGGGTAGCCGCCGGTCAGCGGGTGGTCGGCCAGGAACAGCACGGGTTGGCCGCTTGGCGGCACCTGCAACGCACCCAGGGCGGTGCCCTCGCTGGGCAGCTCGCCGGTGATGGCGCGCTCCAGCGGCACCTCGCCGGCCAGGCGCAGGCCCACGCGGTTGGATTGCGGGGTGACTTGCCAGCGCTGCGCAGCAAGGCGCGCCACGGACTCCGCAGTGAACCAGTCGGTGCGGGGACCGAGCACCACATCCAGCACGACGTCCTGCTCCACCGTGGGCAGATCGGCGGCAGGCAACCCGGGGGTGCCCACGACGGCGCCGGCCGGTGCGGGCAGCAGGTCCAGCACATCGCCCACGGCCAGTGGCGCGGGACCGACCTTGGCCAGCGAGTCAGTCGCACAACTGCCCAGGACCGGCGTGACGGCAAACCCGCCGCGTGCTGCCACATAGCTGCGGGCGCCGGCAAGAGGCTGACCGATGCTCAGCGTGTCGCCATCGGCCAGCGCCACGGCCTGGTGGTTCGGGACGCTCCATTGGCGACCATCGGCAGTGCGCACCGTCAGCGCCGCATCGGCGCCAGTGACAGCCAGCACGGTTTCACCCACGCTCTGCAGTTGCAGGCCGCCGCCCACGGTCTCGAGCGCCGCGCCGTCGCTGCGGTTGCCGACCAGGCGGTTGGCCATCTTGAGGGCGGCCTGGTCCATCGCACCCGAGGCCGAGACGCCCTGCCCCGCCTGGCCGTGCCGGCCCAGGTCCTGGAACACGGTCTGCAGCCCGGTGGCCCTCACCTTCAGCGCCGCGGCAGCAGCCGCCTTGTCCGTCGGCAACGGCTGGCGCGCCGGGGCGCCGGCGGCGATGGCGCTGCCCGCATCGAGCACGCCATCGAGCGTGGCGATGTCGATGAAGCGCACGCGATAGCCGGGCTGCAGCAGCGCAGGCTGTTCGCGATTCAGGTCCCACATGGCCACGGGGGTAACCCCGATGATCTGCCAGCCGCCCGGGCTGGCCTGCGGGTACACGCCGCTGAAGGTGCCAGCCAGGCCCACGGCGCCGGCGGGAATACGCGTGCGCGGCGTACTGCGGCGCGGCACGTCGAAGCTGGGATGGCCGCCGCTGAGATAGGCAAAGCCTGGCGCAAAGCCGGTAAAGGCAACGGTGTATTCGCTGCCGGTGTGGCGGCGCACCACTTCCCTGGGCGTGATGCCAAGCAGCTGGGCCACCTCGGCCAGGTCCTCGCCGTCATAGCGCACCGGAATCTCGACCAGGATGTTGCTGCGCTCGACGCGCTGCGACAGGTCGCGCGCGGCGATGGCCGATACCAGCGCGGCGGCGCTGATGGCCGATGGGCGGAAGTGAACGAGGATGGTGCGCGCGGCGGGCACCAGCTCCGCCACGCCGTGCACGGGATCGCGCTGCAGCGAGGCCAGCAGGGCCAGGGTCTGGTCCAGGTCGGCCAGTTCCACCAGCAGTGCATTCGAAGTGACGGGCAGAAAACGCAAAACGAGCTCCGCAATGACCCGGAGGTCCTAGACGTGATACGTGCTGTCTGGCACGTCGGTAATGAACATGTGGCCCGGCGCATGCGTCACGGCGAACGGCACGCCTGACGCCATCACGGCCGCCTGGGGCGTGACGCCGCAAGCCCAGAACACCGGGATCTCGCCCGGCTCGATACGCACGGCGTCACCAAAGTCAGGCCTGGCGAGGTCGGCAATGCCCAGCGCGGCCGGATCGCCGACATGGACGGGCGAGCCGTGCACCGACGGGAAGCGTCCGCTGATGGAAACCGCATCGGCAACCCGATGCGCAGGGATGGGCCGCATGGACACGACCATCTCGCCATGCAGGCGGCCAGCCGGGCGACACTGGCGGTTGGTGCGGTACATCGGCACGTTGGAACCGTCGGCGATATGCCGCACCTCGATGCCTGCCTCTTGCAGCGGCGTCTCGAAGGTGAAGCTGCAGCCGATCAGGAAGGTGACCAGGTCCGGGTGCTCAGTCCACAGGGGCGTGGCATCCGCCACCTCCTCCGCCAGCTTGCCGTCGCGCCACACGCGATACAGCGGGATATCGGTGCGGATATCGGCCCCTTGCGCCAGCACGGTCTGCTGTGCACCCGCTTCGATCACGTCGAGCACGGGACAGGCCTTGGGGTTGCGTTGCGCGTACAGCAGGAAGTCCCAGGCCCAGTCGCGCGGCAACGCGATCATGTTGGCTTGCGTCATCCCCGGTGCAATGCCGGCGGTAGGCTGTACCGTGCCGGCACGGTAGCTTGCGCGCGCTGCGCGCGCGGCGTTCACGGCGGCGATGCGGGTGCGTTCCAGTGCGGAATCTTGCATGCGTGTTGCTCCAGTGTCTTGGATCAGATCAATGCGCGGCCTCGGCCCCGGCTTCGGCGAGCAATTCGCGCCCTTGCGTTTCCGGCAACAGCAGGCAGGCGATAACGACCAGCCCATAGGCGCCGGCGGCGAGATAGCCGATGGCAACCCCCAGCGACATCGATGCGCTCATATGCCCGATCATGGCCGGGAATATGGAACCGACCGCACGGCCAAAGTTGTAGCAGAAGCCCTGGCCGGAGCCGCGGATATGGCTCGGATACAGCTCCGTCAGGTAGGCCCCCATCCCCGAGAAGATCCCGGACAGGAAGAAACCCAGGGGGAAACCCAGCACCAGCATCGCGGCGTCGGTGATCGGCAACTGCGTATAGCAGATCACGAGGAAGGCCGCGCTCACCGCAAACAGCATGAAGCAACGCCGGCGCCCCAGGCGGTCGGACAGCCAGGCGCTGGTCAGGTAGCCGGCGAAGGACCCGGCGATCAGCACCATCAGGTAGCCGCTGGTGTTGAGCACGGAGAGATTGCGTTCCATCTTGAGGTAGGTGGGCAGCCAGGTCGTCACCGAATAGTAGGCACCTTGCATGCCGGTCGCCAGCAGGCTTGCCAGCACCGTCACGCGCAGCACGCCGGGCTTGAAGATCAGCATGAAGTTATTGCTTTGCCCGGTGCGGGCCAGCTTGGCCCTGGTTTCCTGATACACCTCGGGCTCGGAGATATTGCGGCGGATATACAGGATAAAGACCGCCGGCAGCACGCCGGCCCAGAACAGCACGCGCCATGCGTATTGCTGCTCGAACACGGCATAGACCGCCCAGAATGCAATCGCCGACAGGCCCCAGCCGATGGCCCAGCTGCTTTGCACCAGTCCGACCGCCTTGCCACGGTGGCGGGCCCGGATCATCTCGGCGATCAGCAGGGAACCGACTGACCATTCGCCGCCAAAGCCCAGGCCTTGCAGCATGCGGGTCAGGAACAGTTGCTCGGGGGACTGGGTGAAGCCGCTCAGGAACGTGAAGAAACTGAACCAGAGCACGGTCAGCTGCAGGATCCGCACGCGACCATATTTGTCGGCCAGGATGCCGGCCAGCCAGCCGCCGATGGCCGAGCTGATGAGCGCGCCCGTCGCGATGTAGCCAGCCTCGGCCTTGGTCATGCCCCACACCAGGATGAAGGTGGGGATCATGAAGGTGTAGATCATGTAGTCGAAGGCATCGACCCCATAGCCGACGAAGGCGGCAAAGAGCGTCTTGCGCTCCGCCTGATTTGTTTCTTTAAGCCACATGGTTGCGCTCACTATGGATAAGGACAAAGCGTGGACAAGGCTCGTCGCGATGTCTTCACGACGAAGTTCCGGTAGCGAGCAAGACCACTAAGACAGCGGCCCCGCACCCCAGCCGCTGTTTAGCAAAACACATGCCATGTTCATCTATCTGCACGTATGACTCAACCACCGTGACATATTGTTGAACAATATTGGCTGAGGTTCGATTCTCGTATACACCTAAGTCACGTCTGCAGGGCAGACTTCGCACCAATCTTGTGCCTATTGTTCAACAAAGTGAGATAACATCGCCGCACGGGGCATGCCTGAACCTGTCGCCCCTGACGCAAGCCAACATGACATCCAGTACTGACGTAAGAAACCTGGCCGAGCGGGTCACGGAGCAGATTCGCCAGCGCATCGTGCATGGCGAATTCGCGCCCGGGCAGCGCTTGTCGGAAGCCGCGCTTAGCGAGAGCCTGCAGATCTCGCGCAACACCTTGCGCGAGACCTTTCGCGTGCTGACCAAGGAAGGCCTGCTCAAGCACGAACCCAACCGCGGGGTATCCGTGGCAATTCCCAGCATTGCGGCCATCATCGACATCTACCGCGTGCGCCGCATGATCGAGTGCCAGGCCATCGCCCAGGCCTACCCCAGCCATCCAGCCAGGAAGCACCTGCGCGAAGCGGTGGAAATGGGACTGCGCTGCCGCGACAGCGGCGACTGGCAAGGCGCGGGTACCGCCAATATGGAGTTCCATATGGCGATCGTGGAACTGGCCGACAGCGAGCGGCTGAACGTGATGTTCGCCCACCTGCTGGCCGAGCTGCGCCTGGCTTTCGGCATGCTGCAGGATCCCGAATTCCTGCATGGCCCATATGTCGAGCTGAACCAGCACATCCTGCAGTTGTTCGAGGCGGGCAAGCTCGCAGAGTGTGCCGCAGCCCTCAACGACTACCTGGTGCAGTCCGAGCGCATCGTGCTGTCGGTTTGCGCCCGGCACCCGATTTTCAAGGGGCGTTGAACGCCGGTGCGGCGCATCCATGCATAGCTGCTGCACGCCGAGCCGCAATGGCCCCCGCCTGCTCAAGATGCGGAGCCATGCATTGTCGTCGGTAAGGCGCCAGTGTCCTCACTTCACGGCAAGCGTAAACGGCAGCAGCAGCGCATTCACAAGCAGCAAGCCATAGACGACCACCGCCGCCGCCGGGATGGCGAAACGCGTCCGATCCTGTGCGCGCGCGGCACGGCGCGTCCACAGGAACCCCGCACCCATCACGACCAGTCCTGAAAGCAGGCTCTCCACGGCAAGGGCTGCCGGATGGGACTTGTCCGGGCGGCTGTTCTTGTTCTCGGCAACGGGAGGCGCTGTGGCTTGCCAGACAGGCAGCGTTTCAACAGCCGGAGCCGTCGGCCGTGTTGGTTCGACGGGTTCCGGTCCAGCCGCCTCGGCAAGCGGCTCTGCCGGCGGCGGCTCTTCTTGCACGCGCTGCGTCGGCGCAGGGATCTGCGTTGAGGTCTGCGAGCCCTGCGCGGAAGACACCGCAGGCGGCGGTGCCGCCTCCTGGCTGGCGGGTGGCGACACCGCCGTTGCTGCTTGATTCGCGGAGTCGGACCGGCCCGGTGCGATTCGCATCGAATCCCGCTCCCGCCAGAATTTCGCGAACATGCTTTCCAGGCAGCGCACCGAGCCGCACGCATCGCGCCGGCCGCGCCACGCCGCGATGTCCGAGTCCAGGATCCTGCCCTTGCGCAGCATCCTCTGCTGCTCGGCGTAAATGCGCTCGTAGCGCTCTGACAGCCTGGGGGAATCGCAGATCAGATGCCGCGGGCGCGCCTGCGGACCGGCCTCGTCCGTCGCAAGGCTGCATCTCACCCCGGAGCCATCCGGATTGTTGCAGCGTACGGGGGATTCGCGCGCAATTGGCTTGCAGACGATGTCAGAGGCCCACGCGCCGCTTGCGGCAGTAAGGCCCGCTGCTACACCCACGGAGACAATGGTGGCCAGGCGCCCTGTGATCCTCTTCATCATGATGCCCCATCAAAGCGGCCCAAGGCTTTCAAGCTAGTCGATAGTTGCCGGGTATTCCAGGCACGCAATGCGGGGCGCGCGCGGTAAGCCACCTTGCCCGGCACCGACAGGTCCGGATGCGTCGCGCGATGAACAATGCATTGCGAAGCCGCAGCAACTTCTCACGCCGCGAGATTTCATGGCATTCTCGATACCCTCCGACACAGCCTCGCCTTCGAAAATTTCCCGAGCGGAATCATGCACATCAAAGCGAAAGAGACTCTCATGGACACTTCCAGGCCTTCCAGCCAGCGCCGCAACCTTTGTTCGATCCTGGGCATTTCCACGCCCATCATCCAGGCGCCCATGGCCGGTGTCAGCACAGCGGCCATGGCTGCAGCCGTGTCAGAGGCCGGCGGGCTGGGCTCGCTCGGCGTCGGGGCAATGGATGCCGAAGCGGCGCGAAAGACAATCCGCGAGACACGAGCGCTGACCGGCAAGCCATTCAACGTCAACCTGTTCTGCCACGCCCCCGCCAAGGCCGATGAGGTGCGCGAGCAGGCCTGGCTCAGCTACCTTGCCGCCCAGTTTGCCGAGCACGGCGCGACCACACCCGCCAGCTTGCGCGAGATCTACAGGAGTTTCGTGGCCGACGACGCCATGTTCCAGATGCTGCTGGAAGAAAAGCCAGCGGTTGTGAGCTTCCATTTTGGCCTTCCCGCCAAGCAGAAAATTGACGCGCTGCGCGCGGCCGGCATTGTGCTGCTGGCCAGTGCAACGTCCCTGCATGAGGCCCGCCAGATAGAGGCCGCCGGCGTGGACGCCATCGTCGCGCAAGGCATTGAAGCTGGCGGACACCGCGGCGCCTTCGACACCGATGGCTACGACGAAGGCCTCGGCACGCTGGCTCTGGTGCGTCTTCTGGTGCTGGGCACGAAACTTCCGGTGATTGCCTCGGGCGGCATCATGGACGGGGCAGGCATTGCCGCGGTACTGGCTCTCGGGGCAGAAGCCGCCCAGCTTGGCACCGCATTCGTCGCCTGCCCGGAGTCATCTGCCGATGCCGCCTATCGCGCGGCGCTGACCGCGCCCCAGCCGCGCGCGACCACGCTCACCCGCGCCATATCGGGCCGCGCGGCCAGGGGCTTCACCAACCGGCTCACGGCACTCGGCGCCGCCGCCGACGCACCTCCGGTGCCGGACTACCCGATCGCCTATGACGCGGGAAAGGCGCTTCACGCCGCTGCCAAGGCCGCGGGGAGCGCTGAGTACGCGGCGCAGTGGGCCGGGCAGGCAGCGCCGCTGGCCAGGTCCCTGCCGGCCGCGGAGCTGGTGGCGCAACTCAGGTCGGAGCTCAGGCAAGCGATCCTGCGCATGGCGACGTTTGCGGACCCGCAGGACGCAGCCTGAGCGTATCTATAACAATTATTTGAATGTACTGACTGCCGGCTCTACGATGGCGCAACCCAACGTCGCCACTCCCACGAGGCCCCATGCATATCGCCATCCTGACCTTCGAAGGCTTTAACGAAATCGACTCGCTGATCGCGCTCTCCATCCTCAACCGGGTCAAGCGGCCCGGCTGGCGGGTTTCGATCGCCAGTCCGGCGGCCAAGGTGCGTTCGCTGAACGGTGTGGTGATGGAGGCGCAAGCATCGTTGGAGGACGCATGCAACGCGGACGCTGTGCTGGTGGGTAGTGGGATACGAACCCGGGAAGTCGTCGCCGATACCGCGCTGATGTCGCAACTCCGCTTCGACCCGACGCGCCAGTTGTTGGGCGCGCAATGCTCGGGCACGCTCATACTAGCC harbors:
- a CDS encoding NAD(P)H-dependent flavin oxidoreductase; this translates as MDTSRPSSQRRNLCSILGISTPIIQAPMAGVSTAAMAAAVSEAGGLGSLGVGAMDAEAARKTIRETRALTGKPFNVNLFCHAPAKADEVREQAWLSYLAAQFAEHGATTPASLREIYRSFVADDAMFQMLLEEKPAVVSFHFGLPAKQKIDALRAAGIVLLASATSLHEARQIEAAGVDAIVAQGIEAGGHRGAFDTDGYDEGLGTLALVRLLVLGTKLPVIASGGIMDGAGIAAVLALGAEAAQLGTAFVACPESSADAAYRAALTAPQPRATTLTRAISGRAARGFTNRLTALGAAADAPPVPDYPIAYDAGKALHAAAKAAGSAEYAAQWAGQAAPLARSLPAAELVAQLRSELRQAILRMATFADPQDAA
- a CDS encoding GntR family transcriptional regulator — its product is MTSSTDVRNLAERVTEQIRQRIVHGEFAPGQRLSEAALSESLQISRNTLRETFRVLTKEGLLKHEPNRGVSVAIPSIAAIIDIYRVRRMIECQAIAQAYPSHPARKHLREAVEMGLRCRDSGDWQGAGTANMEFHMAIVELADSERLNVMFAHLLAELRLAFGMLQDPEFLHGPYVELNQHILQLFEAGKLAECAAALNDYLVQSERIVLSVCARHPIFKGR
- a CDS encoding GntR family transcriptional regulator; translation: MMKRITGRLATIVSVGVAAGLTAASGAWASDIVCKPIARESPVRCNNPDGSGVRCSLATDEAGPQARPRHLICDSPRLSERYERIYAEQQRMLRKGRILDSDIAAWRGRRDACGSVRCLESMFAKFWRERDSMRIAPGRSDSANQAATAVSPPASQEAAPPPAVSSAQGSQTSTQIPAPTQRVQEEPPPAEPLAEAAGPEPVEPTRPTAPAVETLPVWQATAPPVAENKNSRPDKSHPAALAVESLLSGLVVMGAGFLWTRRAARAQDRTRFAIPAAAVVVYGLLLVNALLLPFTLAVK
- the pxpB gene encoding 5-oxoprolinase subunit PxpB, whose product is MRFLPVTSNALLVELADLDQTLALLASLQRDPVHGVAELVPAARTILVHFRPSAISAAALVSAIAARDLSQRVERSNILVEIPVRYDGEDLAEVAQLLGITPREVVRRHTGSEYTVAFTGFAPGFAYLSGGHPSFDVPRRSTPRTRIPAGAVGLAGTFSGVYPQASPGGWQIIGVTPVAMWDLNREQPALLQPGYRVRFIDIATLDGVLDAGSAIAAGAPARQPLPTDKAAAAAALKVRATGLQTVFQDLGRHGQAGQGVSASGAMDQAALKMANRLVGNRSDGAALETVGGGLQLQSVGETVLAVTGADAALTVRTADGRQWSVPNHQAVALADGDTLSIGQPLAGARSYVAARGGFAVTPVLGSCATDSLAKVGPAPLAVGDVLDLLPAPAGAVVGTPGLPAADLPTVEQDVVLDVVLGPRTDWFTAESVARLAAQRWQVTPQSNRVGLRLAGEVPLERAITGELPSEGTALGALQVPPSGQPVLFLADHPLTGGYPVIGAVAPYHLDRAGQIPVGAWLRFNPLGAFEELQPSELQLSAQRSSAA
- a CDS encoding MFS transporter, yielding MWLKETNQAERKTLFAAFVGYGVDAFDYMIYTFMIPTFILVWGMTKAEAGYIATGALISSAIGGWLAGILADKYGRVRILQLTVLWFSFFTFLSGFTQSPEQLFLTRMLQGLGFGGEWSVGSLLIAEMIRARHRGKAVGLVQSSWAIGWGLSAIAFWAVYAVFEQQYAWRVLFWAGVLPAVFILYIRRNISEPEVYQETRAKLARTGQSNNFMLIFKPGVLRVTVLASLLATGMQGAYYSVTTWLPTYLKMERNLSVLNTSGYLMVLIAGSFAGYLTSAWLSDRLGRRRCFMLFAVSAAFLVICYTQLPITDAAMLVLGFPLGFFLSGIFSGMGAYLTELYPSHIRGSGQGFCYNFGRAVGSIFPAMIGHMSASMSLGVAIGYLAAGAYGLVVIACLLLPETQGRELLAEAGAEAAH
- a CDS encoding putative hydro-lyase — translated: MQDSALERTRIAAVNAARAARASYRAGTVQPTAGIAPGMTQANMIALPRDWAWDFLLYAQRNPKACPVLDVIEAGAQQTVLAQGADIRTDIPLYRVWRDGKLAEEVADATPLWTEHPDLVTFLIGCSFTFETPLQEAGIEVRHIADGSNVPMYRTNRQCRPAGRLHGEMVVSMRPIPAHRVADAVSISGRFPSVHGSPVHVGDPAALGIADLARPDFGDAVRIEPGEIPVFWACGVTPQAAVMASGVPFAVTHAPGHMFITDVPDSTYHV
- a CDS encoding DJ-1/PfpI family protein, which gives rise to MHIAILTFEGFNEIDSLIALSILNRVKRPGWRVSIASPAAKVRSLNGVVMEAQASLEDACNADAVLVGSGIRTREVVADTALMSQLRFDPTRQLLGAQCSGTLILAKLGLVNDVPACTDLISKPWVVEAGVAVLDQPFVARGNVATAGGCLASQYLAAWFIARLEGVEAARNAIDYVAPVGEKVAYVTRAMANIAPFL
- a CDS encoding acetyl/propionyl/methylcrotonyl-CoA carboxylase subunit alpha, whose translation is MKKVLIANRGEIAVRIIRACADYGVGSVAVYANADIDALHARLADEAYGLDGDRPADTYLNIPKLLDIARRSGADAVHPGYGFLSESEAFAKAVIDAGLVWIGPSPATIARLGDKVEARKIALQVGAPLVAGTPDPVVDASEVLAFAEQYGLPIIIKAAFGGGGRGMKIAWRMDEVEELYASAVREAVTAFGRGECFVEQFLDKPRHIEAQVLADQHGNVVVLGTRDCSLQRRNQKLVEEAPAPFLTDAQRARIHAAARDICAAASYTSAGTVEFLLSASGAISFLEVNTRLQVEHPVTEQTTGVDLVVEQLRVADGLPLSITETPAPLGHSIEFRINAEDVGRGFLPTPGPVQTFEAPSGPGVRVDSGVQSGSVVPGTFDSLMAKLIVTGATREQALARARRALREFRIEGVASVLPFHRAVIDHADFLGADGFRVHTRWIESDFAEPLAAATRAEPRHDASLLRTAIEIDGRRMVLGLPAQLLRGLADAPGQGSAAAPAQAAATDPADLPSPIAGTVQTWKVAVGDEVKEGDLIAVMEAMKMEMQVHAHRGGRVTWQAAAGTFLTAGTRLVNIV